From a region of the Drosophila ananassae strain 14024-0371.13 chromosome XL, ASM1763931v2, whole genome shotgun sequence genome:
- the LOC26514881 gene encoding thioredoxin-1 encodes MASIRSMTDYYKRMEDANNKLVVLDFYADWCGPCKAMDGTVKSLARKYSTKAVVIKINVDKFDDLTEKYRVRSMPTFVFLKNNRKVGGFSGADEDKLTHMMAKLVK; translated from the coding sequence ATGGCCAGCATCCGCAGCATGACCGATTACTACAAACGCATGGAGGATGCCAACAACAAGCTGGTCGTTTTGGATTTCTACGCCGACTGGTGCGGTCCCTGCAAGGCCATGGACGGCACCGTCAAGTCCCTGGCACGGAAATACTCCACCAAGGCGGTGGTCATCAAGATCAATGTGGACAAGTTCGATGATCTGACGGAGAAGTATCGTGTCCGGAGCATGCCCACCTTTGTCTTCTTGAAGAACAATCGCAAAGTGGGCGGATTCTCCGGCGCCGATGAGGACAAACTCACCCACATGATGGCCAAGTTGGTCAAATAG
- the LOC6504091 gene encoding probable peroxisomal acyl-coenzyme A oxidase 1 has product MSVNSDLQRERAAAGLESEDFARWWAGGDAHLLERRSLEEHFYSDPRLQDAVHPSCLSYKERYEQTVAKATLFLAKLRAWQKAKHPQMSLDVNTLKDFRVLLSGSLGTGIFQQSFPLRLHFSMFMTTLLGQGTEEQQAQWLSRAWHMDGVVGTYAQTELGHGTYIRGLETRADYDPERQEFVLNTPTQSAYKWWPGGLGNTANVAIVLAQLYIQGKHHGLQSFLVRIRDERTHEPLPGIDVGDIGPRLGGNGVNNGFLGLKDVRIPRNQMMMKNAQVLPDGTFVQGRPPLLLYGTMVYVRVITVRDVLFCLLQAATIATRYSIVRRQSPIDADKPEVCVLDHITQQVKILPQIARGVSYRLVADWLWVFYEQVLLQLEANPPAGNSLPELHALSCCLKAVATDEASQGVDLLRKSCGGHGFLSSANFDSIYGMATAAYTYEGEYTVLLLQTARFLVRQYVDSLKRKVLPSSVSYLRDTARLVWGKDLVRNCVRALEYSALEEVRQAWQSQNIHRRSKVTDAMATNLAGRQMTAAAVAHGHAFLTRRALEELKKVQATKGVTEVLQQLVELFVLDTFLRQLGSVLRWNSLTGTQLRFVERRFEELLAALRPNALAIVDGFDFHDRVLGSTLGCHDGRVYERLMEEARRNPLNQEPVNVSFRSHLLPMMQGKL; this is encoded by the exons ATGTCGGTGAACTCGGATCTGCAGAGGGAGCGGGCGGCGGCCGGTTTGGAGAGCGAGGACTTTGCCCGGTGGTGGGCGGGCGGTGACGCCCACTTGCTGGAGCGGCGATCGCTGGAGGAGCACTTCTACTCGGATCCCCGCCTCCAGGATGCAGTGCATCCCAGCTGCCTGTCGTACAAGGAGCGCTACGAACAGACCGTGGCCAAGGCCACCCTCTTCCTGGCCAAGCTGCGGGCCTGGCAGAAGGCGAAGCATCCCCAGATGTCCCTGGACGTGAATACCCTGAAGGATTTCCGTGTCCTGCTGTCGGGTTCTCTAGGAACTGGCATCTTCCAGCAGAGCTTCCCGCTGCGACTGCACTTCTCCATGTTCATGACGACGCTGCTGGGCCAGGGCACCGAGGAGCAGCAGGCCCAGTGGCTGAGCCGGGCCTGGCACATGGACGGCGTCGTGGGTACCTACGCCCAAACGGAACTGGGCCATGGCACCTATATCCGGGGTCTGGAGACCAGGGCCGACTATGATCCGGAGCGGCAGGAGTTCGTCCTGAACACCCCGACCCAGAGCGCCTACAAGTGGTGGCCGGGGGGATTGGGCAACACCGCCAATGTGGCCATCGTCCTGGCCCAGCTCTACATCCAGGGCAAGCACCACGGCCTCCAGTCGTTTCTGGTGAGGATTAGGGACGAGAGGACCCACGAACCCCTGCCCGGCATCGATGTGGGTGATATTGGACCCCGGTTGGGCGGCAATGGCGTCAATAATGGCTTCCTGGGACTGAAGGATGTCCGGATACCGAGGAATCAAATGATGATGAAGAATGCCCAGGTCCTGCCAGATGGAACCTTCGTCCAGGGACGTCCCCCCCTCCTCCTGTACGGCACCATGGTCTATGTGAGAGTGATAACCGTTAGGGATGTCCTGTTCTGTCTCCTCCAAGCGGCCACCATTGCTACCAG GTACTCCATTGTGCGCCGCCAGAGCCCCATCGATGCGGACAAGCCGGAGGTGTGTGTCCTTGACCACATCACCCAGCAGGTGAAGATCCTGCCGCAGATCGCTCGAGGAGTCTCCTACCGCCTGGTGGCCGACTGGCTGTGGGTCTTCTACGAGCAGGTCCTCCTCCAACTGGAGGCCAATCCCCCGGCGGGCAACTCCCTGCCAGAACTCCATGCCCTCAGCTGCTGCCTCAAGGCGGTGGCCACGGACGAGGCCAGCCAGGGCGTGGATCTGCTCCGAAAGAGCTGTGGCGGACATGGATTCCTCTCCTCCGCCAACTTCGATAGCATCTATGGGATGGCCACCGCCGCCTACACCTACGAGGGCGAGTACACCGTTCTCCTGCTCCAGACGGCCCGGTTCCTGGTCCGTCAGTATGTGGACAGTTTGAAGCGCAAGGTCCTGCCCTCCAGTGTGTCCTACTTAAGGGACACGGCCCGCCTGGTCTGGGGCAAGGATCTGGTGAGGAACTGCGTGCGGGCGTTGGAGTACTCCGCTTTGGAGGAGGTGCGTCAGGCCTGGCAGAGCCAGAACATCCACAGGCGCTCCAAGGTGACCGATGCGATGGCCACCAATCTGGCTGGGAGGCAAATGACCGCCGCCGCAGTGGCCCATGGCCATGCCTTCCTCACCCGCCGGGCACTCGAGGAGCTGAAGAAGGTGCAGGCCACCAAGGGAGTCACCGAGGTGCTCCAGCAGCTGGTGGAGCTCTTCGTCCTGGACACATTCCTGCGCCAGCTGGGCTCCGTCCTCCGGTGGAACAGCCTCACCGGCACCCAGTTGCGCTTCGTGGAACGGCGCTTCGAAGAACTCCTGGCTGCACTGCGTCCGAATGCCCTCGCCATCGTGGATGGCTTCGATTTCCATGATCGGGTCCTGGGCTCCACTCTGGGCTGCCATGATGGGCGGGTCTATGAGCGCCTCATGGAGGAGGCGAGGAGGAATCCCCTCAACCAGGAGCCCGTCAACGTCTCCTTCCGGAGCCACCTCCTGCCCATGATGCAGGGCAAGCTCTAA
- the LOC6503560 gene encoding leucine-rich repeat-containing protein 57, translating into MGNKQIKQHLETAQKTGILKISLQRLQEFPPQLKAYPNVLKTLDLSENRFERVPDELGKLTLLKHLNLSGNKLAELNEVVGELVKLEVLLLMDNLLTRLPKTLANCTHLKTVNLSHNQLKEFPSMLCGLKQLDVLDLSRNRITEVPSEVGGLYVTELNLNQNQISTLAEDVADCPKLKTLRLEENCLQASAFTPRILKDSKICNLAVDGNLFQSKQFTDLDGYDVYMERYTAVKKKMF; encoded by the coding sequence ATGGGCAACAAGCAGATTAAGCAGCACCTGGAAACGGCCCAGAAGACGGGCATACTGAAGATATCGCTGCAACGCCTCCAGGAGTTCCCGCCCCAACTGAAGGCCTACCCCAATGTACTGAAGACCCTGGATCTGTCCGAGAATCGGTTCGAACGTGTCCCCGACGAGCTGGGCAAGCTGACGCTGCTGAAGCACCTGAATCTGAGCGGCAACAAGCTGGCTGAGCTGAACGAAGTGGTCGGCGAACTGGTCAAGCTGGAGGTGCTCCTGCTGATGGACAATCTGCTGACACGACTGCCCAAGACGCTGGCCAACTGCACCCACCTGAAGACCGTCAATCTGAGTCACAACCAGCTGAAGGAGTTCCCGTCCATGTTGTGCGGCCTGAAGCAATTGGATGTCCTGGATCTGTCGCGCAACCGAATCACCGAGGTGCCCTCGGAGGTGGGCGGGCTGTATGTCACCGAGCTGAACCTCAATCAGAACCAGATCTCCACGTTGGCCGAGGATGTGGCCGACTGTCCGAAGCTGAAGACCCTGCGGCTGGAGGAGAACTGTCTACAGGCGAGCGCCTTCACGCCACGCATCCTCAAGGATTCTAAAATCTGTAATCTAGCCGTGGACGGCAACCTCTTTCAGTCCAAGCAGTTCACCGATCTCGATGGCTACGACGTCTACATGGAACGCTATACGGCGGTGAAAAAGAAGATGTTCTAG
- the LOC6504092 gene encoding proteasome activator complex subunit 3 — MPNDTVVKVQEYKDSLIQKAELLITKRFPEKIVQLNELLATPMFNERNFDEVHQDLNIPALAPVLVKNHNSEDGDGATEDGDHPPTKRARKDVLVSGQPVLALPSGTVPCNKPLCEMIKVVKPIIRKLVEDSNLLKMWISFMIPKIEDGNNFGVSIQEDTLAEIQTVESEAAAFFDQISRYFLSRAKVVSKVAKYPHIDDYRRAVVELDEKEYLSLWLVVCEVRNRYSSLHDIVIKNLEKLKKPRSSNTESLY, encoded by the exons ATGCCAAACGATACGGTGGTTAAAGTACAAGAGTACAAGGACTCTCTCATCCAGAAGGCCGAGCTGTTAATAACCAAGCGCTTCCCGGAGAAGATCGTCCAGCTGAATGAACTGCTCGCCACACCAATGTTCAATGAGCGTAACTTTGATGAGGTGCATCAGGATCTAAATATACCGGCGCTGGCTCCGGTTCTGGTTAAGAATCACAATTCCGAGGACGGTGACGGTGCTACCGAGGATGGGGATCATCCGCCAACGAAACGGGCACGCAAGGATGTGCTGGTGTCTGGTCAGCCGGTGTTGGCCCTGCCATCGGGCACTGTGCCGTGCAACAAGCCGCTCTGCGAGATGATCAAGGTGGTGAAGCCGATTATACGCAAGCTGGTAGAGGATT CCAATCTATTGAAGATGTGGATCTCGTTTATGATTCCCAAGATCGAGGATGgcaataactttggtgtctcCATTCAGGAGGATACTCTGGCCGAGATCCAAACTGTGGAGTCGGAGGCTGCCGCATTCTTTGACCAAATATCGCGTTACTTTTTGTCGCGCGCCAAGGTGGTGTCGAAGGTGGCCAAGTATCCGCACATCGATGATTATCGGCGAGCTGTTGTCGAGCTGGACGAGAAGGAGTACCTCAGCCTGTGGTTGGTCGTTTGTGAGGTTCGCAATCGCTATTCCTCGCTCCACGACATAGTCATTAAGAATCTGGAGAAGCTGAAGAAGCCGCGCTCCTCCAACACCGAGAGTCTATACTAA